One Streptomyces sp. NBC_01217 genomic region harbors:
- a CDS encoding amidohydrolase family protein, with protein sequence MLCIRGIVLPDREEREFWIDGEVLRTGGPPGELAGRDAEMIVDGGWLLPGLVDVHTHPGALEPGSPFDEELLRRQLGEHRDAGVLAVRTPGTSQRMPAWVDKDPELPRVTSAGRWLATPGRFFPGFGRDVSEAELVRAAVEEAAASSGWCKVIGDWAADEPALPLPLLTSVVEAVHAAGGRVAVHCQTAEGTRNAVLAGADSLEHGMHLDPALLDRMAAQGTAFVPTLSVFGAKADAMRAREQGVRRDLWLAGWDTMLSNVRAAHEADVTVLAGTDSFPCGTVAGEMSWLVRAGLSAEAALGAASWTARAWLGLPGLVEGAPADVVAYATDPALDPAALDHPSRIVLRGRVVR encoded by the coding sequence ATGCTGTGCATACGCGGGATTGTTCTGCCGGACCGCGAGGAGCGCGAGTTCTGGATCGACGGCGAGGTGCTCCGCACCGGCGGGCCCCCGGGCGAGCTTGCGGGCCGGGACGCGGAGATGATCGTCGACGGCGGCTGGCTGCTGCCCGGACTCGTCGACGTACACACGCATCCCGGGGCACTGGAGCCCGGCTCGCCCTTCGACGAGGAGCTGCTGCGCAGGCAGTTGGGCGAGCACCGAGATGCCGGAGTGCTCGCAGTGCGTACCCCTGGCACCTCGCAACGAATGCCCGCGTGGGTGGACAAGGACCCCGAACTGCCGCGTGTGACATCGGCGGGGCGGTGGCTGGCCACGCCCGGCCGGTTCTTCCCCGGCTTCGGACGGGATGTGAGCGAGGCCGAGTTGGTGCGGGCGGCCGTGGAGGAGGCGGCCGCTTCGTCCGGGTGGTGCAAGGTCATCGGTGACTGGGCCGCCGACGAACCCGCCCTGCCGCTGCCGTTGTTGACCTCGGTGGTGGAGGCGGTGCACGCGGCCGGTGGCAGGGTGGCGGTGCACTGCCAGACCGCCGAGGGCACGCGCAATGCCGTACTGGCGGGCGCCGACAGCCTGGAGCACGGCATGCATCTGGACCCGGCGCTTCTGGACCGGATGGCCGCCCAGGGCACGGCGTTCGTCCCGACGCTGAGCGTCTTCGGCGCGAAGGCGGACGCGATGCGGGCGCGGGAGCAGGGCGTGCGCCGCGATCTGTGGCTGGCCGGCTGGGACACCATGCTCAGCAATGTGCGCGCGGCCCACGAGGCGGATGTGACGGTGCTGGCGGGGACGGACTCCTTCCCGTGCGGGACGGTCGCGGGCGAGATGAGCTGGCTGGTACGGGCCGGGCTGTCGGCCGAGGCGGCGCTGGGCGCGGCATCCTGGACCGCGAGGGCCTGGCTCGGTCTGCCGGGTCTCGTGGAAGGCGCACCCGCCGACGTCGTCGCGTACGCCACCGACCCGGCCCTGGACCCTGCCGCGCTGGATCACCCGAGCCGGATCGTGCTCCGGGGGCGCGTCGTGCGATGA
- a CDS encoding chitosanase produces the protein MPRPRRLLAAVTAAVTTVALLSGCSTSESAKGGSGAGLDDPAKKEIAMQLVSSAENSTLDWKAQYDYIEDIDDGRGYTAGIIGFCSGTGDMLKVVERYAAARPGNPLERFLPALRAVRGSDAHDGLGRPFTEAWAEAAADPAFRSAQDTELDRSYFAPAVARAEADGLGALGQFIYYDAYVMHGYGDAAGTVGFRTIRRWAVAAAAPPAHGGNEAAYLNAFLDARVAAMRKEPAHSDTSRVETAQRVFVKQGRFGLETPLRWRVYGDSYRIDAP, from the coding sequence ATGCCCCGGCCCCGGCGCCTGCTCGCCGCCGTCACTGCCGCCGTCACGACCGTGGCCCTGCTCTCCGGATGCTCGACGAGCGAGTCCGCCAAGGGTGGGTCCGGGGCCGGGCTCGACGATCCGGCGAAGAAGGAGATCGCCATGCAACTGGTCTCCAGCGCGGAGAACTCCACGCTGGACTGGAAGGCCCAGTACGACTACATCGAGGACATCGACGACGGCCGCGGCTACACCGCGGGCATCATCGGCTTCTGCTCCGGCACCGGCGACATGCTGAAGGTCGTCGAGCGGTACGCGGCGGCGCGTCCCGGCAATCCGCTGGAACGGTTCCTCCCCGCCCTGCGCGCCGTGCGGGGCAGCGATGCGCACGACGGGCTCGGCCGGCCGTTCACCGAGGCGTGGGCCGAGGCGGCCGCCGACCCCGCCTTCCGGTCGGCGCAGGACACCGAGCTCGACCGGTCGTACTTCGCCCCGGCGGTCGCCCGGGCCGAGGCGGACGGCCTCGGCGCCCTGGGGCAGTTCATCTACTACGACGCCTACGTCATGCACGGTTACGGCGACGCGGCCGGCACGGTCGGCTTCCGTACGATCCGCCGATGGGCGGTCGCCGCGGCCGCTCCCCCGGCGCACGGCGGGAACGAGGCGGCCTATCTGAACGCCTTTCTCGACGCCCGCGTCGCCGCGATGCGGAAGGAGCCCGCCCACTCCGACACCAGCCGTGTCGAGACGGCCCAGCGGGTGTTCGTGAAGCAGGGCAGGTTCGGTCTTGAGACACCGCTGCGGTGGCGGGTGTACGGCGACAGCTACCGGATCGACGCCCCCTAA
- a CDS encoding fibronectin type III domain-containing protein gives MEGTPVQRPHATAALACSAALLLAALTACDSTPEADTRKPTTPGHVTAQASSATSVHVMWEQASDNKAVAGYEVYREGERVKSVPAAKVMIDVDGLTASTAYAFTVRARDAAGNLSAPSAAAAVTTPAPTPADHEPPTRPVKLRGAADGSRAADLSWGGSTDDVGVTSYDIYQEDSRIHSVPGTQTTAHLTGLRPGTVYTFTVRARDAADTSSPDSNALDLTTVSAPGAPASTAPTDLRISNRVQGKEYAIDLDWKQPETGGGIPAYQLFMDGRLTTTIVWGSTPPAGRAHYRLTVSDPRGTRYSMKIRAKLPDGKWGDFSAQRTVVLGG, from the coding sequence ATGGAAGGCACGCCCGTGCAACGCCCCCACGCAACCGCCGCGTTGGCCTGTTCCGCCGCCCTGCTTCTCGCCGCGCTCACCGCCTGTGACTCCACCCCCGAGGCGGACACCCGGAAACCCACGACGCCGGGCCATGTGACGGCGCAGGCCAGCAGCGCCACCTCTGTACACGTCATGTGGGAGCAGGCCTCCGACAACAAGGCGGTCGCCGGTTACGAGGTCTACCGCGAGGGCGAGAGGGTCAAGTCCGTCCCGGCGGCCAAGGTGATGATCGACGTCGACGGGCTGACCGCCTCGACCGCGTACGCCTTCACCGTCCGGGCCCGTGACGCCGCCGGGAACCTCTCCGCGCCGAGCGCCGCCGCCGCCGTCACCACGCCCGCCCCGACCCCCGCCGACCATGAACCGCCGACCCGCCCGGTGAAACTGCGCGGCGCGGCGGACGGCAGCCGGGCGGCGGACCTCTCCTGGGGCGGCTCGACGGACGACGTCGGCGTCACCTCCTACGACATCTACCAGGAGGACTCCCGGATCCACAGCGTGCCCGGCACGCAGACCACGGCGCATCTGACCGGACTGCGCCCCGGCACCGTCTACACCTTCACCGTCCGCGCGCGCGACGCCGCCGACACCTCCTCGCCGGACAGCAACGCCCTGGATCTCACCACCGTGTCCGCCCCGGGCGCACCGGCCAGTACCGCCCCCACCGACCTGCGGATCAGCAACCGGGTCCAGGGCAAGGAGTACGCCATCGACCTGGACTGGAAGCAGCCCGAGACGGGCGGCGGGATTCCGGCGTACCAGCTCTTCATGGACGGCCGGCTGACCACCACGATCGTGTGGGGCTCCACCCCGCCCGCAGGCCGGGCGCACTACCGGCTTACCGTCAGCGACCCACGCGGTACCCGCTACTCGATGAAGATCCGCGCCAAACTGCCGGACGGGAAGTGGGGAGACTTCTCCGCCCAGCGCACGGTCGTGCTCGGCGGCTGA
- a CDS encoding alpha/beta fold hydrolase: MEDQSVVDVGDVRLAYRTWGDPFGSPVVLLHGLGGSAASWEAAGRLLGEEWRVYAIDLRGHGESDWPDEYSVELMRDDVLGFLDECELDRVGLAGHSMGGVVAHLLAQEHADRVERLVLVETPPPFPSQLKPVAEPEGPVDYDWAVVAPIRAEMADPDPEWASGLGEIVAPTLMIAGGPESTMPQGRLQDMASLIPDCRLITIGGGHRVHEIHADQVAQQITEFFTS; the protein is encoded by the coding sequence ATGGAAGATCAGTCTGTTGTGGATGTCGGCGATGTACGGCTGGCGTATCGGACCTGGGGCGACCCCTTCGGCTCGCCCGTGGTCCTGCTGCACGGCCTCGGCGGCTCCGCCGCGAGCTGGGAGGCGGCCGGGAGGCTGCTCGGCGAGGAGTGGCGGGTGTACGCCATCGACCTGCGGGGTCACGGCGAGAGCGACTGGCCGGACGAGTACTCCGTCGAGCTGATGCGGGACGACGTCCTCGGCTTCCTCGACGAGTGCGAGCTCGACCGGGTGGGACTGGCCGGCCACTCGATGGGTGGTGTCGTCGCCCATCTGCTCGCCCAGGAGCACGCGGACCGGGTGGAGCGGCTGGTGCTGGTGGAGACCCCTCCGCCGTTCCCGAGCCAGCTGAAGCCGGTCGCCGAACCGGAGGGGCCGGTGGACTACGACTGGGCCGTCGTGGCCCCCATCCGGGCCGAGATGGCCGACCCCGACCCCGAGTGGGCGTCCGGCCTCGGCGAGATCGTCGCGCCGACGCTGATGATCGCCGGTGGCCCGGAGTCCACCATGCCCCAGGGGCGTCTGCAGGACATGGCCTCGCTGATCCCGGACTGCCGGCTGATCACGATCGGGGGCGGCCACCGGGTGCATGAGATCCACGCCGACCAGGTTGCGCAGCAGATCACGGAGTTCTTCACCAGCTGA
- a CDS encoding TIGR03086 family metal-binding protein, which yields MDTHTETTPTVDLAPAARQIADLLGGIDERQLAGPTPCPHYTVRELLAHVAGLSAAFRDAARKDLGRTTDTSPDTALPVLGDDWRAALPPLLDELVTAWRDPAARQGMTRVGGVDLPGEAAAVVALDELVIHGWDLARSTGQKFEADEASLRVSLAMLTPGDAGPRPDIFGPPVPVPADASLLDRTVAMSGRRPDWQPGD from the coding sequence ATGGATACGCACACGGAGACGACACCCACGGTCGATCTGGCGCCCGCGGCCCGGCAGATCGCCGACCTGCTCGGCGGTATCGACGAACGGCAGCTGGCCGGCCCGACGCCCTGTCCCCACTACACGGTACGAGAGCTGCTCGCCCATGTGGCCGGGCTGAGCGCGGCCTTCCGCGACGCGGCACGCAAGGATCTCGGACGGACGACCGACACCTCCCCGGACACCGCGCTTCCGGTCCTCGGTGACGACTGGCGCGCAGCGCTGCCGCCGCTGCTGGACGAGCTGGTGACGGCCTGGCGCGACCCCGCTGCCCGGCAGGGGATGACGAGGGTCGGCGGTGTGGACCTGCCGGGCGAGGCGGCCGCGGTCGTCGCACTGGACGAGCTGGTCATCCACGGCTGGGACCTGGCCCGCTCGACCGGCCAGAAATTCGAGGCGGACGAGGCGAGCCTGCGCGTCTCGCTGGCCATGCTGACGCCCGGCGACGCCGGCCCCCGGCCCGATATCTTCGGCCCGCCGGTTCCGGTCCCGGCCGACGCGTCCCTGCTCGACCGGACCGTCGCCATGAGCGGCCGCCGCCCGGACTGGCAGCCGGGCGACTGA